One region of Streptomyces rishiriensis genomic DNA includes:
- a CDS encoding DUF2191 domain-containing protein, whose protein sequence is MAKVAVSLDAALVVEVMVLTGVGNPQDAVELVVRDYIERGHRTEARTAVRDEGLREVDAKPRDVEG, encoded by the coding sequence ATGGCCAAGGTCGCTGTCTCGCTCGACGCCGCTCTCGTCGTCGAGGTCATGGTGCTCACCGGTGTGGGCAACCCGCAGGACGCCGTCGAACTGGTGGTGCGCGACTACATCGAGCGCGGCCATCGCACGGAGGCCAGGACCGCCGTCCGGGACGAGGGCCTGCGCGAGGTGGACGCCAAGCCGCGTGATGTCGAGGGCTGA
- the lpdA gene encoding dihydrolipoyl dehydrogenase: MTEQDERFDVVVLGAGPGGYVAAVRAAQLGKRVAVVEEKYWGGVCLNVGCIPTKALLRNAELAHIFTREAKTFGIKVDGQVSFDYGEAYRRSRKVADGRVKGVHYLMKKNKITEFDGRGTFVDDHTLSVTGYDGETRTIGFDHCIIATGATPKLLPGTRRTARVVTYEEQILADDLPQSIVIAGAGAIGIEFAYVLHNYGVKVTIVEFLDRVAPLEDAEVSAELAKQYRKLGIDVLTSTRVESIDESGPRVRVTVTGKDGAQQVLESDKVLQAIGFAPNVTGYGLENTGVRVTERGAIDVDGRCRTSVPHIYAIGDVTAKLMLAHAAEAMGVIAAETLADAETMELDYAMIPRATYCQPQVASFGYTEAQAREKGYDVKVAKFPFTANGKSHGLGDTTGFVKLISDATHGELIGGHLIGPDVTELLPELTLAQQWDLTVHEVARNVHAHPTLGEAVKEAVHGLAGHMINM, translated from the coding sequence ATGACCGAGCAGGACGAACGCTTCGACGTCGTGGTCCTAGGCGCCGGCCCCGGCGGCTACGTCGCCGCGGTCCGCGCCGCCCAACTGGGCAAGCGCGTCGCCGTCGTCGAGGAGAAGTACTGGGGCGGCGTCTGCCTGAACGTGGGCTGCATTCCCACCAAGGCCCTCCTGCGCAACGCCGAACTCGCCCACATCTTCACCCGGGAGGCGAAGACCTTCGGCATCAAGGTCGACGGGCAGGTCTCCTTCGACTACGGAGAGGCGTACCGCCGCAGCCGCAAGGTCGCCGACGGCCGGGTCAAGGGCGTCCACTACCTGATGAAGAAGAACAAGATCACCGAGTTCGACGGCCGCGGCACGTTCGTCGACGACCACACCCTCTCGGTAACCGGTTACGACGGGGAGACCCGCACCATCGGTTTCGACCACTGCATCATCGCCACCGGCGCCACCCCCAAACTGCTCCCCGGCACCCGCCGGACCGCCCGCGTCGTGACGTACGAGGAGCAGATCCTCGCCGACGACCTTCCGCAGTCGATCGTCATCGCGGGCGCCGGCGCCATCGGCATCGAGTTCGCGTACGTCCTGCACAACTACGGCGTGAAGGTCACGATCGTCGAGTTCCTGGACCGGGTCGCGCCGCTCGAGGATGCCGAGGTGTCCGCCGAACTGGCCAAGCAGTACCGCAAGTTGGGCATCGACGTGCTCACCTCGACCCGCGTGGAGTCCATCGACGAGTCCGGTCCCCGGGTCCGCGTCACGGTCACCGGCAAGGACGGCGCCCAGCAGGTCCTGGAGTCCGACAAGGTGCTCCAGGCGATCGGCTTCGCCCCGAACGTCACCGGCTACGGCCTGGAGAACACGGGTGTGCGGGTCACCGAGCGCGGAGCGATCGACGTCGACGGCCGCTGTCGCACCTCCGTCCCGCACATCTACGCCATCGGTGACGTCACCGCGAAGCTGATGCTCGCGCACGCCGCCGAGGCCATGGGCGTCATCGCCGCCGAGACCCTCGCCGACGCGGAGACCATGGAGCTGGACTACGCCATGATCCCGCGCGCCACCTACTGCCAGCCCCAGGTCGCCAGCTTCGGCTACACCGAGGCCCAGGCGCGGGAAAAGGGTTACGACGTCAAGGTGGCGAAGTTCCCGTTCACCGCGAACGGCAAGTCGCACGGCCTCGGCGACACCACCGGTTTCGTGAAACTGATCAGCGACGCCACGCACGGCGAGCTCATCGGCGGTCATCTGATCGGCCCCGACGTCACCGAACTGCTCCCCGAGCTGACCCTCGCCCAGCAGTGGGATCTCACCGTCCACGAGGTCGCCCGCAACGTCCATGCCCACCCGACGCTGGGTGAGGCCGTCAAGGAGGCCGTCCACGGACTGGCCGGACACATGATCAACATGTAG
- a CDS encoding AlkA N-terminal domain-containing protein: protein MQNGMYTDRERCVRAVQSKDARFDGWFFTAVLTTGIYCRPSCPVVPPKPQNMVFHPSAAACQQAGFRACKRCRPDTTPGSPEWNQRADLVARAMRLIADGVVDREGVPGLAARLGYSTRQVERQLLAELGAGPLALARAQRAQTARLLIETTQLPMADAAFASGFASIRTFNDTVREVFALSPSELRAGVPHKGPPARPATPGTLALRLPFRAPLNPDNLFGHLAATAVPGVEEWRDGAFRRTLRLPYGHGIVALTPNSDHIGCRLTLSDLRDLTVAISRCRRMLDLDADPVAIDDQLRTDPLLAPLVDKAPGRRVPRTVDEAEFAVRAVLGQQVSTAAARTHAARLVAAHGEPVEDPEGGLTHLFPTPGALAAVDPDTLAMPRTRRTTLTTLVGQLTDGTLHLGVESDWPKARDLLLALPGFGPWTVDVIAMRALGDPDAFLPTDLGIRRAAKELGLPSTPAALTARAAGWRPWRAYAVQYLWATDSHPINFLPV, encoded by the coding sequence ATGCAGAACGGGATGTACACCGATCGCGAGCGCTGTGTGCGCGCCGTGCAGTCCAAGGACGCGCGGTTCGACGGCTGGTTCTTCACGGCGGTCCTGACCACCGGCATCTACTGCCGGCCCAGCTGCCCCGTCGTGCCGCCCAAGCCGCAGAACATGGTCTTCCACCCGAGTGCCGCCGCCTGTCAGCAGGCCGGCTTCCGGGCCTGCAAGCGCTGCCGGCCCGACACCACGCCCGGCTCACCGGAGTGGAACCAGCGCGCCGACCTGGTCGCCCGCGCCATGCGGCTGATCGCCGACGGTGTGGTCGACCGCGAAGGCGTGCCCGGACTCGCGGCCCGCCTCGGCTACAGCACCCGCCAGGTGGAGCGCCAACTCCTCGCCGAACTCGGCGCGGGGCCGCTCGCGTTGGCGCGCGCGCAGCGCGCCCAGACCGCTCGGCTGCTCATCGAGACGACCCAACTGCCCATGGCGGACGCCGCGTTCGCGTCCGGCTTCGCCTCCATCCGCACCTTCAACGACACCGTGCGCGAGGTCTTCGCGCTCTCCCCGAGCGAACTGCGGGCCGGCGTCCCGCACAAGGGCCCCCCGGCCCGCCCGGCCACGCCCGGCACGCTCGCCCTGCGCCTGCCCTTCCGTGCCCCGCTCAACCCCGACAACCTCTTCGGGCACCTCGCCGCGACCGCGGTCCCGGGCGTCGAGGAGTGGCGGGACGGCGCGTTCCGGCGCACGCTCCGGCTGCCGTACGGGCACGGCATCGTGGCCCTCACCCCGAACTCCGACCACATCGGCTGCCGTCTCACGCTCAGCGACCTGCGTGACCTCACGGTCGCGATCAGCCGCTGCCGGCGCATGCTCGACCTGGACGCCGACCCGGTAGCCATCGACGACCAGCTGCGCACGGATCCGCTGCTCGCGCCCCTGGTGGACAAGGCTCCCGGCCGCCGGGTGCCCCGTACGGTCGACGAGGCGGAGTTCGCCGTACGCGCCGTGCTGGGTCAGCAGGTCTCCACGGCGGCCGCCCGCACCCACGCTGCCCGTCTGGTCGCCGCGCACGGAGAACCGGTCGAGGACCCGGAGGGCGGTCTCACCCACCTCTTCCCGACCCCCGGGGCGCTCGCCGCCGTCGACCCCGACACGCTGGCGATGCCCCGCACCCGCCGCACCACGCTCACCACGCTCGTCGGTCAACTGACTGACGGGACTCTGCACTTGGGGGTGGAGAGCGACTGGCCGAAGGCGCGCGACCTCCTGCTCGCGCTGCCCGGCTTCGGACCCTGGACGGTCGACGTCATCGCGATGCGCGCCCTCGGCGACCCCGACGCGTTCCTCCCCACCGACCTCGGAATCCGGCGCGCCGCGAAGGAGCTGGGCCTGCCCTCCACCCCGGCGGCGCTCACCGCCCGCGCGGCGGGCTGGCGCCCCTGGCGGGCGTACGCCGTCCAGTACCTCTGGGCGACCGACAGCCACCCGATCAACTTCCTGCCCGTGTAA
- a CDS encoding DUF6980 family protein, which translates to MIDHCCAEMTRQADRRCGTHPDVFACPDALVRYEPKFREYGLIVHDGGSAYREIAFCPWCGTRLPQSRRDGWFDALEARGIDPWEDRVPPEFEDERWLREGPTDPAAPAGQDPPPSR; encoded by the coding sequence GTGATCGATCACTGCTGTGCCGAGATGACCCGCCAGGCCGACCGGCGATGCGGGACGCACCCCGACGTCTTCGCCTGCCCGGACGCACTGGTGCGGTACGAGCCGAAGTTCCGGGAGTACGGCCTGATCGTCCACGACGGAGGGTCGGCCTACCGGGAGATCGCCTTCTGCCCGTGGTGCGGCACACGTCTGCCGCAGTCGCGACGGGACGGGTGGTTCGACGCCCTCGAGGCACGGGGGATCGATCCCTGGGAGGACCGGGTGCCGCCGGAGTTCGAGGACGAGCGGTGGCTGCGGGAAGGCCCGACCGACCCGGCGGCGCCGGCCGGCCAGGACCCACCGCCTTCTCGCTGA
- a CDS encoding DUF7144 family membrane protein — MSPHSPTGEPHGEIGTAWSTPRGGPSGPATAHDSPAGGVLFAGILLLCSGVLAVLQGIAAVAEDDVYARVGSYAYELDLTGWGWIHLVLGVVAAATGAALLKGMARARFAGIFLAALSLVTQFLFLPYEPLWSIVVMAIDVFVIWSLASWQDRTG, encoded by the coding sequence ATGAGCCCGCACTCCCCGACCGGAGAACCGCACGGTGAGATCGGCACCGCCTGGTCCACGCCGCGCGGCGGCCCTTCCGGACCCGCCACGGCGCACGACAGCCCGGCCGGGGGCGTCCTCTTCGCCGGGATCCTGCTGCTGTGCAGCGGTGTGCTCGCCGTTCTCCAGGGCATCGCGGCCGTCGCCGAGGACGACGTCTACGCCCGTGTCGGCTCGTACGCCTACGAACTCGACCTCACGGGCTGGGGATGGATCCACCTCGTCCTCGGCGTCGTCGCGGCGGCGACCGGCGCCGCCCTCCTCAAGGGCATGGCCCGGGCACGCTTCGCGGGCATCTTCCTCGCCGCCCTGAGCCTGGTCACCCAGTTCCTGTTCCTGCCCTACGAGCCGCTCTGGTCGATCGTCGTCATGGCGATCGACGTGTTCGTGATCTGGTCGCTGGCGTCCTGGCAGGACAGGACGGGCTGA
- a CDS encoding glycoside hydrolase family 2 TIM barrel-domain containing protein, translating into MDRPDRPQWVEPDHPRRAVVSRRRLLEGSAAVLGALALAAPSTAHRAVAADGTPEWNGAIDVFRLGTEAPHTTLMPYADLPQALAADRTRSPYRLSLDGIWKFAHADRPDDRDPDFHRTDVDDSGWDTLPVPAAWQLHGYDRPIYINITYPWWGANGLGEEAQPPAAPTRYNPVGQYRRTFTVPRGWAGRRTFLHFEGVKSAHYVWINGELVGYHEDSYDPAEYDITPHLRPGTNQIAVEVYRYSDGDWLEDQDMIRLSGIFRSVYLFSTPAVHLRDFRLDTPLSDDHEAAELSVTANVRDYGGQGAGRYSVETQLYDASGHPVWSRPLQQTVALGAGEETAVQAAKAVPAPRLWSAEHPYLYTAVLRLRDPSGKVIETLSHRVGLREFALKDGLMRINGKPVSFRGTNRHEMHPTRGSALTRADLVEDIGIIKRLNINSVRTSHYPNNPQWLELADEYGLYLVDETNLETHGIRGEYPGNHAEWTKACVARAQNMVHRDKNHASVVIWSLGNEAGGGTTFNAMHDWIRSYDTTRVIQYEGDDRPGISDIRSEMYDAPARVEQRAKDTTDTRPYVMIEYSHAMGNSSGNFKKYWDLIRRHDVLQGGWIWDFVDQALDWPTPVRKLFTETGPTALRGELIASGGSFTRDEGVSGGTVFARDTALDLTGSLTLEAWITPRVTGYHQPILAKGDTQYALKQTNRTLEFFIYGSGQWITASWALPDGWTGTEHQVAGVFDATAGTLTLYVDGTVRATRTTTVRPGNNTAPLSLATDVDNPTREFSGTVRRAHVYARALSAAELASGDRGPDDDGVRFWFDAATVGLTEKRPREKFFRAYGGDWGDNPNDGAFSGDGIVTADRGATGKSAEAKRIYQAVGAAPASGDLLAPGAAITLTNEYLFTNLREFDGRWELVRDGEVVRRGKLSRAQLDVAALSSKDVTVPFELPDRPAPGAEYFLQLSFTTRETTKWAKSGFEVARLQLAVDAGSPAVTPVPLAGVPALSHRDGAGSVTVEGETFSVTVDKKTGVITSYEADGARLISSGPAPNFWRAPTDNDRGNGQHTRNQTWRDAGARRKVTEVSVRALRDRAVEIKIAGTLPTTTESTYTTTYTVFGNGEIKVDNTLHPGAASLPYIPEIGTLLFLPARLEKLHYYGRGPEENHWDRNDATDVGRYSGTVSGQWTSYLRPQENGNKTDVRWVALTDGDGTGLLVSGEPLLEFNASHFTPEDLSVGARHDYQLTPRKEVVLRLNHRQMGVGGDNSWGAHTHDEFKLFADRDYAYTYRLRPLTDVGKATAASRRPTATSE; encoded by the coding sequence ATGGACCGGCCGGACCGCCCCCAGTGGGTGGAACCGGATCACCCCCGGCGGGCGGTCGTCAGCCGTCGTCGTCTGCTCGAAGGGTCGGCCGCCGTCCTCGGCGCGCTCGCCCTGGCCGCGCCGTCCACCGCTCACCGGGCCGTCGCGGCCGACGGCACCCCGGAGTGGAACGGCGCCATCGACGTCTTCCGGCTCGGTACCGAAGCCCCGCACACCACCCTGATGCCGTACGCGGACCTCCCCCAGGCGCTCGCCGCCGACCGCACCCGCTCGCCCTACCGGCTGAGCCTCGACGGCATCTGGAAGTTCGCCCACGCCGACCGTCCCGACGACCGGGACCCCGACTTCCACCGCACCGACGTCGACGACAGCGGCTGGGACACCCTCCCGGTCCCCGCCGCCTGGCAGTTGCACGGTTACGACCGTCCGATCTACATCAACATCACCTACCCGTGGTGGGGCGCCAACGGACTGGGGGAGGAGGCGCAGCCGCCGGCCGCCCCCACCCGCTACAACCCCGTGGGTCAGTACCGTCGCACCTTCACCGTCCCGCGCGGCTGGGCGGGACGGCGGACGTTCCTTCACTTCGAGGGGGTCAAGTCCGCCCACTACGTGTGGATCAACGGCGAGTTGGTCGGTTACCACGAGGATTCCTACGACCCCGCCGAGTACGACATCACCCCGCACCTCAGGCCGGGCACCAACCAGATCGCGGTGGAGGTCTATCGCTACTCGGACGGCGACTGGCTGGAGGACCAGGACATGATCCGGCTGAGCGGCATCTTCCGCTCGGTCTACCTGTTCTCCACACCCGCCGTGCACCTGCGTGACTTCAGGCTGGACACCCCGCTGAGCGACGACCACGAGGCGGCCGAGCTGTCGGTCACCGCGAACGTGCGGGACTACGGCGGACAGGGCGCCGGCCGGTACTCCGTCGAAACGCAGCTGTACGACGCGAGCGGACATCCGGTGTGGTCCCGGCCCCTCCAGCAGACCGTCGCGCTCGGCGCCGGGGAGGAGACGGCCGTCCAGGCCGCCAAGGCCGTGCCCGCGCCACGGCTGTGGTCGGCCGAGCATCCGTACCTCTACACGGCCGTGCTCCGCCTGCGCGACCCGTCGGGAAAGGTGATCGAAACCCTTTCCCACCGGGTGGGTCTGCGCGAGTTCGCGCTCAAGGACGGCCTGATGCGCATCAACGGCAAGCCGGTCTCCTTCCGGGGCACCAACCGGCACGAGATGCACCCGACCCGGGGTTCGGCCCTCACCCGCGCCGACCTCGTCGAGGACATCGGGATCATCAAGCGGCTGAACATCAACTCCGTCCGCACCTCGCACTACCCCAACAACCCGCAGTGGCTGGAACTCGCGGACGAGTACGGCCTGTACCTCGTCGACGAGACCAACCTGGAGACCCACGGCATCCGGGGCGAGTACCCGGGCAACCACGCCGAGTGGACGAAGGCGTGCGTGGCCCGCGCGCAGAACATGGTCCACCGCGACAAGAACCACGCGTCGGTCGTCATCTGGTCCCTCGGCAACGAGGCCGGCGGGGGCACCACGTTCAACGCCATGCACGACTGGATCCGCTCCTACGACACCACCCGTGTCATCCAGTACGAGGGCGACGACCGCCCGGGCATCAGCGACATCCGCTCCGAGATGTACGACGCTCCCGCGCGCGTCGAGCAACGGGCGAAGGACACCACCGACACCCGGCCGTACGTGATGATCGAGTACTCCCACGCGATGGGGAACTCCAGCGGGAACTTCAAGAAGTACTGGGACCTGATCCGCCGTCACGACGTGCTCCAGGGCGGCTGGATCTGGGACTTCGTCGACCAGGCCCTCGACTGGCCCACCCCCGTCCGCAAGCTGTTCACCGAGACCGGGCCCACCGCGCTCAGGGGCGAACTCATCGCCTCCGGCGGCAGCTTCACCCGCGACGAGGGCGTCTCCGGCGGAACCGTTTTCGCCCGCGACACCGCGCTGGACCTCACCGGCTCCCTCACGCTGGAGGCCTGGATCACCCCGCGCGTAACCGGTTACCACCAGCCGATCCTCGCGAAGGGCGACACCCAGTACGCCCTGAAACAGACGAACCGGACCCTCGAGTTCTTCATCTACGGCAGCGGCCAGTGGATCACCGCGAGCTGGGCGCTGCCGGACGGCTGGACCGGCACCGAGCACCAGGTCGCGGGCGTCTTCGACGCGACGGCCGGCACGCTGACGCTGTACGTCGACGGCACGGTCCGGGCCACCCGCACCACCACGGTGCGCCCCGGAAACAACACCGCGCCGCTGTCCCTGGCCACCGACGTCGACAACCCCACCCGGGAGTTCAGCGGCACCGTCCGGCGGGCACACGTGTACGCCCGGGCGCTGAGCGCGGCCGAACTGGCCTCCGGCGACCGCGGTCCCGACGACGACGGCGTCCGGTTCTGGTTCGACGCCGCCACCGTCGGCCTCACCGAGAAGCGTCCCCGCGAGAAGTTCTTCCGCGCCTACGGCGGCGACTGGGGCGACAACCCCAACGACGGGGCCTTCTCCGGCGACGGCATCGTCACCGCCGACCGCGGGGCCACCGGCAAGTCCGCCGAGGCCAAGCGGATCTACCAGGCCGTCGGCGCGGCACCGGCCTCCGGCGACCTGCTCGCACCCGGCGCGGCGATCACCCTCACCAATGAGTACCTCTTCACCAACCTCCGCGAATTCGACGGACGGTGGGAGCTCGTCCGGGACGGTGAAGTGGTCCGGCGCGGAAAGCTGAGCCGTGCCCAACTCGACGTGGCCGCGCTGTCGAGCAAGGACGTCACCGTGCCCTTCGAGCTGCCGGACCGCCCGGCGCCGGGCGCCGAGTACTTCCTCCAGTTGTCGTTCACCACCCGGGAGACGACGAAGTGGGCGAAGTCCGGTTTCGAGGTGGCGAGGCTGCAACTGGCCGTCGACGCCGGGAGCCCCGCGGTCACACCCGTGCCGCTGGCCGGCGTCCCGGCGCTCAGCCATCGGGACGGCGCCGGATCGGTCACCGTCGAGGGCGAGACCTTCTCGGTGACCGTCGACAAGAAGACCGGCGTCATCACCTCCTACGAGGCCGACGGCGCCCGTCTGATCTCCTCGGGACCGGCCCCCAACTTCTGGCGTGCCCCGACCGACAACGACCGGGGAAACGGGCAGCACACCCGCAACCAGACCTGGCGCGACGCCGGCGCGCGTCGCAAGGTGACCGAGGTGAGCGTGCGGGCTCTGCGTGACCGGGCCGTCGAGATCAAGATCGCCGGCACTTTGCCCACCACGACGGAATCGACGTACACCACCACCTACACCGTTTTCGGAAACGGCGAGATCAAGGTGGACAACACCCTGCACCCGGGAGCCGCCTCCCTGCCGTACATCCCGGAGATCGGCACGCTGCTGTTCCTGCCCGCCCGACTGGAGAAGCTGCACTACTACGGTCGCGGCCCCGAGGAGAACCACTGGGACCGCAACGACGCCACCGACGTGGGCCGCTACTCCGGCACCGTCAGCGGGCAGTGGACCTCCTATCTGAGGCCCCAGGAGAACGGCAACAAGACCGACGTCCGCTGGGTCGCCCTCACCGACGGCGACGGCACCGGGCTGCTGGTCTCCGGCGAGCCGCTGCTGGAGTTCAACGCCTCGCACTTCACCCCGGAGGACCTGTCCGTCGGAGCCCGCCACGACTACCAGCTCACGCCTCGCAAGGAGGTCGTACTGCGGCTGAACCACCGGCAGATGGGCGTCGGCGGTGACAACAGCTGGGGCGCGCACACGCACGACGAGTTCAAGCTCTTCGCCGACCGCGACTACGCGTACACCTACCGGCTCCGGCCGTTGACCGACGTCGGCAAGGCGACGGCCGCGTCACGACGGCCCACGGCAACCTCCGAGTAA
- a CDS encoding methylated-DNA--[protein]-cysteine S-methyltransferase — protein MKQHTIVDSPYGPLTLVADDGVLCGLYMTEQRHRPSEESFGPRDDTLLGDVQEQLEAYFTGALTEFSLGLRLHGTPFQRSVWAELRKIPYGETRTYGELAEALGNPTASRAVGLANGRNPVGIIVPCHRVIGAGGGLTGYGGGLDRKRRLLGFEGGTASGDTPLPLFPLGA, from the coding sequence GTGAAACAGCACACGATCGTCGACAGCCCGTACGGCCCGCTCACACTCGTCGCCGACGACGGTGTCCTGTGCGGCCTCTACATGACCGAACAGCGCCACCGCCCGTCCGAGGAGAGCTTCGGCCCGCGCGACGACACCCTCCTCGGCGACGTACAGGAGCAACTGGAGGCCTACTTCACAGGCGCGCTGACGGAGTTCAGCCTCGGGCTCCGCCTGCACGGGACCCCGTTCCAGCGCTCCGTGTGGGCCGAACTGCGGAAGATCCCGTACGGCGAGACCCGTACCTACGGCGAACTCGCCGAAGCGCTCGGCAATCCGACCGCCTCCCGCGCGGTGGGCCTCGCCAACGGCAGGAACCCCGTCGGCATCATCGTGCCCTGCCATCGGGTGATCGGGGCCGGCGGCGGCCTCACCGGCTACGGCGGCGGCCTGGACCGCAAGCGGCGCCTGCTGGGCTTCGAGGGCGGCACCGCCTCCGGCGACACGCCCCTGCCCCTCTTCCCGCTCGGGGCGTGA
- a CDS encoding SIR2 family NAD-dependent protein deacylase, whose translation MSKPLVAILSGAGVSTDSGIPDYRGPQGVWREDPEAEKLVTYDYYMGDPEIRRRSWRMRQRMQALTAGPNVAHRAVVELERSGVPVRVITQNVDGLHQLAGMPVRKVLELHGSARSVVCTRCHARGPMEDALARVEAGEADPSCLTCGGILKPATVMFGERLDPVVLGEAVAVTKACQVFVAVGTSLQVQPAAGLAGVAADHGARLVIVNAEPTPCDEIADDVVREPIGTALPKLLRELAGTGI comes from the coding sequence ATGAGCAAGCCCCTCGTCGCCATCCTCAGCGGGGCCGGTGTGTCCACGGACTCCGGCATCCCGGACTATCGCGGTCCCCAGGGTGTGTGGCGCGAGGATCCCGAGGCCGAGAAGCTCGTCACGTACGACTACTACATGGGCGATCCGGAGATCCGACGGCGGTCGTGGCGGATGCGGCAAAGGATGCAGGCGCTCACGGCCGGGCCGAACGTGGCGCACCGGGCCGTGGTCGAACTGGAGCGGTCCGGTGTACCGGTGCGGGTCATCACCCAGAACGTGGACGGGCTGCACCAACTCGCCGGGATGCCCGTGCGCAAGGTGCTCGAACTGCACGGCAGCGCGCGGAGTGTGGTGTGTACGCGGTGCCACGCCAGGGGGCCGATGGAGGACGCGCTGGCCCGGGTCGAGGCCGGGGAGGCGGATCCGTCGTGCCTGACGTGCGGCGGGATCCTGAAGCCGGCCACCGTGATGTTCGGCGAGCGGCTCGACCCGGTGGTACTGGGCGAGGCCGTCGCCGTCACCAAGGCCTGCCAGGTCTTCGTCGCCGTCGGCACGAGCCTCCAGGTCCAGCCCGCCGCCGGTCTGGCCGGTGTCGCCGCCGACCACGGTGCCCGGCTCGTCATCGTCAACGCCGAGCCGACGCCGTGCGACGAGATCGCCGACGACGTCGTCCGGGAACCGATCGGGACGGCGCTGCCGAAGCTGCTGCGGGAACTGGCGGGGACGGGGATCTGA